Proteins encoded in a region of the Methanoregula sp. genome:
- a CDS encoding GTP-dependent dephospho-CoA kinase family protein, which yields MLTLPEEHRKLFKDPFGELHQSIEEIIPLLTNSTVYAVGDVVTHNLQRKGITPAIAVIDGHTMRSPCSRLPALRGECINVKNPAGTLTDELIRALTYAVLHPPVTINVDGEEDLAVIPLILAAPLGAIVLYGQPNKGVVMRTVNREAQQTARHFLDHFIRSDA from the coding sequence ATGCTTACCCTTCCCGAAGAGCACCGTAAGCTCTTCAAGGATCCATTCGGGGAATTGCACCAGAGTATTGAGGAGATCATACCCCTCCTCACCAATAGTACCGTGTATGCTGTGGGAGATGTCGTTACCCACAACCTCCAGAGGAAAGGAATCACCCCCGCGATTGCCGTAATCGATGGGCATACGATGAGGTCCCCGTGCAGCCGGCTACCGGCACTCCGGGGAGAGTGCATAAATGTCAAAAACCCGGCCGGAACTCTCACTGATGAGTTGATCCGCGCACTCACGTATGCGGTTCTCCATCCACCGGTAACCATCAATGTGGATGGGGAAGAAGATCTCGCAGTTATCCCGCTTATCCTCGCAGCTCCCTTAGGGGCAATCGTACTCTATGGCCAACCGAACAAAGGGGTTGTTATGCGCACGGTGAACCGTGAGGCACAACAGACTGCCCGGCATTTCCTTGACCATTTTATACGCTCCGATGCATAA
- a CDS encoding DNA-directed RNA polymerase, which translates to MYHKLMLEDKVRVPPQRLGEKLEKVILEVLQEQLEGSIDKEIGIFICVTKVQDVGEGELVPGDGGVYYDVKFEAMVLRLGLQEVIEGLVVETTSFGAFVSLGPIDAMLHVSQISDEYINYDEKNARLICQESKRFIGVGDVVRVRVVTLSLNEREPRDSKIGLTMRQAGLGTALWLEEEMNKEKEKANQPEGAVKAPEKAKGKRKEHASGE; encoded by the coding sequence ATGTATCACAAATTGATGCTTGAGGATAAGGTACGGGTGCCCCCCCAGAGGCTGGGCGAGAAACTCGAAAAAGTGATCCTTGAGGTCCTGCAGGAGCAGCTGGAAGGCAGCATCGATAAGGAGATCGGGATCTTCATCTGCGTAACAAAAGTGCAGGACGTTGGAGAGGGAGAACTCGTTCCCGGAGATGGCGGCGTCTATTACGATGTGAAGTTTGAGGCGATGGTACTCAGGCTAGGATTACAGGAAGTCATCGAAGGCCTGGTTGTTGAAACCACGAGCTTCGGCGCATTCGTGAGCCTCGGCCCCATCGATGCAATGCTTCACGTGAGCCAGATTTCAGACGAGTATATCAATTACGATGAGAAGAACGCCCGGCTCATCTGCCAGGAATCAAAGAGGTTTATTGGCGTCGGCGATGTTGTCCGCGTACGGGTAGTTACCCTCTCTCTGAACGAACGCGAACCACGTGACAGCAAGATCGGCCTGACCATGCGACAGGCTGGACTTGGCACCGCACTCTGGCTCGAAGAAGAGATGAACAAGGAAAAAGAGAAGGCCAACCAGCCTGAAGGCGCAGTAAAGGCACCCGAGAAGGCAAAAGGCAAGAGGAAGGAGCATGCCTCCGGCGAATAA
- the spt4 gene encoding transcription elongation factor subunit Spt4 → MPPANKKKQGKVCRDCHRVVDGENCVICGTTNLSEDWSGYLVMIDPENSEVAKRMNIKLPGRYALKVR, encoded by the coding sequence ATGCCTCCGGCGAATAAGAAGAAACAGGGAAAGGTCTGCCGTGACTGTCACCGCGTAGTTGACGGTGAGAACTGTGTCATCTGCGGTACCACCAACTTGAGCGAGGACTGGTCCGGTTACCTCGTCATGATTGATCCGGAAAACTCTGAAGTGGCAAAAAGGATGAACATCAAACTTCCGGGCCGCTACGCACTGAAGGTCCGTTGA